A window of Magnolia sinica isolate HGM2019 chromosome 13, MsV1, whole genome shotgun sequence genomic DNA:
TAACTGATGAATGGTGCTCTATGGTAGCTGTGACCCTGGCACTGGGTTCTATCGAAACCCTGTTTCACATTTCACTCTATACAAAATACCTGGGACTAATGAGATGATAGGGGATTATGTTGTGTACCACAAGTACCGTTAGAAGTGGGCATGGCTGGCCTAGGCTGTACCCTCGCCTGACCTACTTCTGGCTGGATTTGGGGTAAGCTGGTTGTGAGTTTTAAGGCCTGATAACTGAAACGGGCCTATCATGGTCCAGATTGCCTAAAGATCCTTGGGTCAATTCATATAACACAACTCTGGTTGGATATTCACCCACTGACCTGAATGTAGACTGGCCCGTTTCAACCCTAGCCATATGCCACATTGGCATGTTTTTACCGTAAAGTAATTTGTGACGGATCTCCTTGTGGGATCATTAGCCTTGgagaaatggtttttttttttttggtgcttcATGGAAGTTCTATGAACTATTAAGTGCAACCATGCACAGAAAACATGTAGGGTGATTGGGACCATTGATCTAGTGGCATGGATGAGCTATCGGATCACAGTGATTTCATATGATGATATACAaactgaacatgcatatcatagCTCAACTTTAAAGTTAACTGATGCTTTTGGTGCCACTGATTAGATGGTTATCACAGTACTCCGATCCAAATCAACTGTCATGATCACATAACATACCTACTGCAGGTACATATATGATAGATTTCGGCAACTCTTGCGGAATTCCAAAAAGTGCGCACTGTAGTTGCATTCTTGTTAGCATTATGATTTTCAAGCTTCACCAGTTCTCTCTCATTGTAATTTTCTAACaatgttgttattgttgtttttttttttttttttcataacttAAAGGTGGGTTTCTGCGGTCGAAATGTGAAACGTGCAGCAAGGCCACTAAAGGATTTGCGTTCCGGTGCATCACATGTAATGTTGAGATGCACCCCTGTTGCACCATGCTCTATCCCCAAATGGATTTCCCTGCGCATCCACACACCATGATTCTCTTACCTGCATCGGCAATCCCAAGTGGCGATTCTAGTTTCTTTTGTGGCGAGTGCCAGAGGAAGCGATCAGGGCGAGTCTATTATTGCGCCATTTGCAactactatattcatgctgtttgCGCCAAAGACATGGTCAATGGGCTCTATGTGCATGGGTTAAAGGCTCCAAAAAGTCCCAGCATGCTAGAGGCCGCAACCCGGATTGCAACTCATGCTGTTAGGGAATTTTTAGATGGGCTGATTGAGGGGATTGGAGAAAGTGTTGGAGGAGCTATAATTGATAATTTTGATAGGGATAAGGGTGGGGAAACAAAATCTAAATAAGAAAATGTTGGAGGTGTTTGTTTATAAGATTTGTGTGTGAGTGTCTTGTGATctttggaagatatgttgtgtGGTCATATTGGTGTTTATAGGTTCATGGGATTGGTTATTATAACCTCAACATTATGATGTTGTGTTACGTTACCAAGAGAAATGCTAAGATGTAAAACTTGTGATGTATCTTGTGAATTTTTTATTTGTGGATATAATAAGATATTTTGTAAAACTGATGAACTAGttactgattttttattttttatttttagctgAGAACACTCATCTTTCTTGTTTGAGTTATTTTACACAGACACAGAGTAAGAACACGCAGCTACTGTATACGTGGCTTACGTGAACCTCAATCCAAACTTTTCAAATTGCCGTCCACATTTCGGATCATACACAACCCAGGAATGATCTTTGAATTgatagtcctctctctctctctatctaattAGATGGCATGTAGTGAATGGGCAAAATGAATATAATAACGACTTATAAAAGTCAACAGACACGCTCTGTatcttggaagcggattggctggtgtaccacacaccagccatatagctgctgtaggtacgtgtcgtgcgaagacgagcaccgacgctcctcgagctcgagt
This region includes:
- the LOC131222314 gene encoding protein VACUOLELESS GAMETOPHYTES; the protein is MANPGLKKSKSFVSKKSPSVKIISSPNPNEGDEIVHFSHPQHPLAQVHLPFVFTCMGCKEYGAGTRFQCLTCNFNLHDFCAFSPPSIQSHPLHSQHQLIFYAKPSGFLRSKCETCSKATKGFAFRCITCNVEMHPCCTMLYPQMDFPAHPHTMILLPASAIPSGDSSFFCGECQRKRSGRVYYCAICNYYIHAVCAKDMVNGLYVHGLKAPKSPSMLEAATRIATHAVREFLDGLIEGIGESVGGAIIDNFDRDKGGETKSK